In one Nocardioides sp. NBC_00368 genomic region, the following are encoded:
- a CDS encoding 50S ribosomal protein L25/general stress protein Ctc translates to MSSEKIVAEKRTEFGKGAARRIRRENKIPAVVYGHGADPIHLTLPGHATMMALKHHGANALLELDIDGKTQLALTKQVQVDDVRRVIEHVDFVAVRAGEKVTVDIVINVVGDAASGTMVVTDANTLTVEAEATHVPESLEIDIEGLEAGTQILAGSVTLPKGTTLVTDPETLVVNITEARTIEEPVADEAAEGEAAEAAEAEAADAE, encoded by the coding sequence ATGTCCAGCGAGAAGATCGTCGCCGAGAAGCGCACCGAGTTCGGCAAGGGTGCCGCTCGCCGCATCCGCCGTGAGAACAAGATCCCGGCGGTCGTCTACGGCCACGGCGCCGACCCGATCCACCTGACCCTGCCGGGCCACGCCACCATGATGGCGCTCAAGCACCACGGTGCCAACGCGCTGCTGGAGCTGGACATCGACGGCAAGACGCAGCTCGCCCTGACCAAGCAGGTCCAGGTCGACGACGTCCGCCGCGTCATCGAGCACGTCGACTTCGTCGCCGTCCGCGCGGGCGAGAAGGTCACCGTCGACATCGTCATCAACGTCGTGGGCGACGCCGCCTCCGGCACCATGGTCGTCACCGACGCCAACACCCTGACCGTCGAGGCCGAGGCCACCCACGTGCCGGAGAGCCTCGAGATCGACATCGAGGGCCTCGAGGCCGGCACCCAGATCCTCGCCGGTTCGGTCACCCTCCCGAAGGGCACCACCCTGGTCACCGACCCGGAGACCCTGGTCGTCAACATCACCGAGGCCCGCACCATCGAGGAGCCCGTCGCCGACGAGGCCGCCGAGGGCGAGGCCGCTGAGGCCGCCGAGGCTGAGGCCGCCGACGCCGAGTGA
- the pth gene encoding aminoacyl-tRNA hydrolase, with protein sequence MTDGVWLVVGLGNPGPTYAGHRHNIGYLVTDELANRLGSKWRAHKSGRADVVEGRLRGTTPGVPGPRVVLARARTYMNESGGPVKALATFYKVQPDHVIAIHDELDIAFDTMRVKLGGGDNGHNGLKSMRSSLGTGDFHRVRVGIGRPPGRQEVHDFVLSNFSTTERKVLPFVVDTAADAIETLITEGLEKTQQKFNS encoded by the coding sequence ATGACCGACGGCGTCTGGCTGGTCGTCGGCCTGGGCAACCCCGGGCCGACGTACGCCGGACACCGTCACAACATCGGCTACCTCGTCACCGACGAGCTGGCCAACCGGCTGGGCAGCAAGTGGCGTGCCCACAAGTCCGGCCGTGCTGACGTCGTGGAAGGGCGCCTCCGGGGTACGACCCCGGGGGTGCCCGGCCCACGCGTCGTCCTCGCACGTGCGAGGACCTACATGAACGAGTCCGGCGGACCGGTCAAGGCGCTCGCGACCTTCTACAAGGTCCAGCCCGACCACGTGATCGCCATCCACGACGAGCTCGACATCGCCTTCGACACGATGCGGGTCAAGCTGGGTGGCGGCGACAACGGCCACAACGGCCTCAAGTCGATGCGGTCCTCTCTCGGGACCGGCGACTTCCACCGGGTGCGCGTCGGCATCGGCCGCCCGCCCGGTCGCCAGGAGGTGCACGACTTCGTGCTCTCCAACTTCTCCACCACCGAGCGCAAGGTGCTGCCGTTCGTGGTCGACACGGCCGCCGACGCCATCGAGACGCTGATCACCGAGGGCCTGGAGAAGACCCAGCAGAAGTTCAACTCCTAG
- a CDS encoding helix-turn-helix transcriptional regulator has protein sequence MAGTTVRLRVAVSADETMTLDAVRVTLDERGIIVTATAATDADPASLLLGDPAVWLVVTDIEDWAQLDRVCALVRGVRLPGVALTTAPRGGLWGALIEAGAVEVLPADADSDTIEGSLRDAAEGRAGHSPAEVEGLVAQWHLMRDGLERMRRLVSSLTVREREVLELLYDGAPVAQIAERFGVAQTTVRTQVKSILRKFGVGSQLAAVAAYDRYLRPRG, from the coding sequence ATGGCAGGCACGACCGTACGACTCAGGGTGGCTGTCTCCGCGGACGAGACGATGACCCTTGACGCGGTGAGGGTCACGCTCGACGAGCGCGGCATCATCGTGACGGCGACCGCTGCCACCGACGCGGACCCGGCCTCCCTCCTCCTGGGCGACCCCGCGGTCTGGTTGGTCGTCACCGACATCGAGGACTGGGCGCAGCTCGACCGGGTGTGCGCGCTGGTGCGTGGCGTACGTCTGCCGGGGGTCGCGCTCACCACCGCTCCGCGCGGTGGGCTGTGGGGTGCGCTGATCGAGGCCGGGGCGGTCGAGGTGCTGCCTGCCGACGCCGACTCGGACACGATCGAGGGATCGCTGCGCGACGCCGCGGAGGGTCGCGCGGGACACTCCCCCGCAGAGGTCGAGGGTCTGGTCGCGCAGTGGCACCTGATGCGGGACGGGCTGGAGAGGATGCGCCGGCTCGTCAGCTCACTGACCGTGCGCGAGCGCGAGGTGCTCGAGCTGCTGTACGACGGGGCGCCCGTCGCCCAGATCGCGGAACGCTTCGGGGTGGCGCAGACGACGGTGCGGACCCAGGTGAAGTCGATCCTGCGGAAGTTCGGGGTCGGGTCCCAGCTGGCCGCGGTCGCGGCGTACGACCGGTATCTGCGGCCTCGGGGTTGA
- a CDS encoding sensor histidine kinase — translation MSTSIFKRINSGWLTTAYATTTAVFIGVQSFLIAVLQGPWVSFHTHGALLWVLLTTIVVATSLAASAGLVHGAVRIYRRVCAAEAKAADEIYLDLLSARETQRLQRARMHEVTSTLAGVRSASELLCNSETLDPERRVAMLTMMGSELRRLERLVRAHRGGADTMPVDNGVIDVDAVIHNLALAHEASGTTVVHHPSNALATGSSDAAAEIVNILLDNAAKHGSGAVEVVVRHEPGESGQMVVVEVSDDGPGVAPEVRDRIFEWGVRGPDSAGQGIGLNEARTVAERMGGSLRLAAGERTTFVVTLPSAVIERSEIGAEQEGASDGVVAA, via the coding sequence ATGTCTACGTCCATTTTCAAGCGGATCAACTCGGGTTGGTTAACCACCGCGTACGCAACCACGACCGCCGTCTTCATCGGCGTCCAGAGTTTTCTCATCGCCGTCCTTCAAGGTCCCTGGGTCTCCTTCCACACCCACGGAGCACTCCTCTGGGTCCTTCTCACCACCATCGTCGTCGCCACGTCGCTGGCGGCGTCCGCGGGTCTCGTGCACGGTGCCGTACGCATCTACCGGCGCGTGTGCGCGGCGGAGGCGAAGGCGGCCGACGAGATCTACCTCGACCTGCTCAGCGCGCGGGAGACGCAGCGTCTCCAGCGGGCCCGGATGCACGAGGTGACCTCGACCCTCGCCGGCGTCCGCTCGGCCAGCGAGCTGCTGTGCAACTCCGAGACGCTCGACCCGGAGCGCCGGGTGGCGATGCTGACCATGATGGGCAGCGAGCTCAGGCGCCTGGAGCGCCTCGTCCGGGCCCACCGCGGCGGCGCCGACACGATGCCGGTCGACAACGGCGTGATCGATGTCGACGCGGTGATCCACAACCTCGCCCTGGCCCACGAGGCCAGCGGCACCACGGTCGTCCACCATCCCAGCAACGCGCTCGCCACCGGCAGCTCGGACGCGGCGGCGGAGATCGTCAACATTCTTCTCGACAACGCGGCCAAGCACGGCTCCGGCGCTGTCGAGGTCGTGGTCCGGCACGAGCCGGGCGAGTCCGGCCAGATGGTCGTCGTCGAGGTCTCCGACGACGGCCCCGGAGTCGCCCCCGAGGTTCGCGACCGGATCTTCGAGTGGGGCGTCCGTGGTCCGGACTCGGCCGGCCAGGGAATCGGGCTCAACGAAGCCCGCACCGTTGCCGAGCGGATGGGCGGCTCGCTCCGCCTCGCCGCCGGGGAACGCACGACCTTCGTGGTCACCCTTCCCAGTGCAGTGATCGAACGCTCCGAGATCGGGGCTGAGCAGGAAGGCGCCTCCGATGGCGTTGTCGCCGCGTAG
- a CDS encoding response regulator: MALSPRSQYRVVIVEDHVLFAESLELAVSMEGYDVRRIPMPSEPVSTATMVSVVLRNKPKVVLLDLDLGRYGDGVRLIEPLAKAGVDVVVVTGAIEEARWGQALRNGARTVLSKSRPLGEILGTVRRLYQGACVLAVSDRERLIRIWFERQHEVAELSRRIELLTKRESQVLGHLMLGRTVHEIAVIGVVSEATVRTQVKSILAKLQVTSQIAAVGLAHRLGWRSPQSLE, translated from the coding sequence ATGGCGTTGTCGCCGCGTAGCCAGTACCGAGTCGTCATCGTCGAGGACCACGTCCTCTTCGCCGAGTCGCTCGAGCTCGCCGTCTCGATGGAGGGATACGACGTACGCCGCATCCCGATGCCCAGCGAGCCCGTCTCCACCGCCACGATGGTCTCCGTCGTGCTCCGCAACAAGCCGAAGGTCGTGCTCCTCGATCTCGACCTGGGCCGCTACGGCGACGGGGTGCGCCTCATCGAGCCGCTCGCCAAGGCCGGCGTCGACGTGGTCGTGGTGACCGGGGCGATCGAGGAGGCGCGCTGGGGGCAGGCGCTGCGCAACGGCGCCCGCACGGTGCTGTCCAAGTCGCGCCCGCTCGGAGAGATCCTGGGCACCGTACGGCGGCTCTACCAGGGCGCCTGCGTGCTCGCGGTCAGCGACCGCGAGCGGCTGATCCGGATCTGGTTCGAGCGCCAGCACGAGGTCGCCGAGCTGAGCCGCCGCATCGAGCTGCTCACCAAGCGTGAGTCGCAGGTGCTCGGTCACCTGATGCTCGGCCGCACCGTCCACGAGATCGCCGTCATCGGTGTCGTCTCCGAGGCGACCGTGCGTACGCAGGTGAAGTCCATCCTCGCCAAGCTCCAGGTCACCTCCCAGATCGCGGCGGTCGGTCTCGCTCACCGCCTCGGCTGGCGCTCGCCCCAGTCGCTGGAGTGA
- a CDS encoding exopolysaccharide biosynthesis polyprenyl glycosylphosphotransferase, which yields MTIELASVETVVPLDINRRRVSAKAPSLRLQASMLDGLALMVLAPLLVGQEIAHALVWGLVWGLATRITAPKILPGAERLRATVSGVFKAFMAMSMATWLLGAVVELPQAQLVVQTILGLVTALAFRVVGYIFSSRPRNPLRVVVVEAAHDHGPIPEWTHRLSGGLMEAAAVCRADGLSGAIASVAPDAVLVVPGPDLAGREIQRLAWTSESFGLPLLVSTRMQDVTPQRTSSMRLGSMTLLYVDEALRARLTRVAKYVWEWLAAVAAATVLLPVFLTMAVVIKLDSPGPVFFRQVRVGRNGKQFRIWKFRTMVVDAESLLRTLDHRPGHVLFKLRADPRVTRVGRVLRKYSLDELPQLFNIVLGQMSLVGPRPGLPSEVAMYDRDSHRRLAVAPGLTGLWQVSGRSDLSWEDTVRLDLDYVDNWTLLRDFGIVVRTVKAVVRGSGAY from the coding sequence ATGACGATAGAGCTGGCGTCGGTGGAGACAGTAGTCCCGCTCGACATCAACCGCCGGAGGGTGTCCGCCAAGGCACCCTCCCTTCGGTTGCAGGCCTCGATGCTCGACGGGCTCGCATTGATGGTCCTGGCGCCGCTTCTCGTGGGACAGGAGATCGCCCACGCGCTCGTGTGGGGGCTGGTCTGGGGTCTGGCCACCAGGATCACCGCGCCGAAGATCCTGCCCGGTGCCGAGCGCCTGCGGGCGACGGTCTCGGGGGTCTTCAAGGCGTTCATGGCGATGAGCATGGCGACCTGGCTGCTGGGTGCGGTGGTCGAGCTGCCGCAGGCCCAGCTGGTCGTGCAGACGATCCTGGGTCTGGTGACCGCGCTCGCGTTCCGGGTGGTGGGCTACATCTTCAGCTCGCGGCCACGCAACCCGCTGCGGGTCGTCGTGGTGGAGGCGGCTCATGACCACGGCCCGATCCCGGAGTGGACCCACCGGCTCAGCGGCGGCCTGATGGAGGCCGCGGCGGTCTGCCGCGCCGACGGGCTCTCCGGCGCGATCGCCTCGGTCGCCCCCGACGCCGTGCTGGTCGTTCCCGGGCCCGACCTCGCCGGCCGCGAGATCCAGCGGCTGGCCTGGACGAGCGAGTCCTTCGGGCTCCCGCTGCTGGTCAGCACCCGGATGCAGGACGTGACCCCGCAGCGTACGTCCTCGATGAGGCTCGGCTCGATGACCCTTCTCTACGTCGACGAGGCCCTGCGAGCCCGGCTGACCCGGGTCGCCAAGTACGTGTGGGAGTGGCTGGCCGCGGTGGCCGCCGCGACCGTGCTGCTCCCGGTCTTCCTGACCATGGCGGTCGTGATCAAGCTCGACTCACCGGGGCCGGTCTTCTTCCGGCAGGTGCGGGTGGGCCGCAACGGCAAGCAGTTCCGGATCTGGAAGTTCCGCACCATGGTCGTCGACGCGGAGTCGCTGCTGCGCACGCTCGACCACCGCCCTGGACACGTGCTCTTCAAGCTTCGCGCCGACCCGCGGGTGACCCGGGTGGGGCGGGTGCTGCGGAAGTACTCCCTCGACGAGCTGCCCCAGCTGTTCAACATCGTCCTGGGCCAGATGTCGCTGGTGGGGCCGAGGCCTGGACTGCCGAGCGAGGTGGCCATGTACGATCGGGACTCTCATCGCCGACTCGCAGTTGCTCCCGGTCTGACCGGGCTGTGGCAGGTCTCGGGGCGTTCGGATCTTTCCTGGGAGGACACGGTCCGGCTCGACCTGGACTATGTCGACAACTGGACACTTCTGCGGGACTTCGGGATCGTCGTTCGTACGGTAAAAGCCGTTGTGCGTGGCTCTGGCGCCTACTAG